The following are from one region of the Amia ocellicauda isolate fAmiCal2 chromosome 1, fAmiCal2.hap1, whole genome shotgun sequence genome:
- the LOC136711397 gene encoding uncharacterized protein LOC136711397 isoform X1: protein MKRSATAGSRGSCAQLRLPADHVLSSGAVTFPGGFDQQGCPLVVFPVEEQSRLTSDLIKEEVVDFIRYFLHLHNKRQEKEGLLSVVLDLRQATLTTARFIAESLRLLEECKRTIHTVYVIQSKKKDVQKLLLKVLGAIPSKTRVSPVKCVLVKEVFELSNYIDPSQLTAALGGYLVYCHTSWVQFIKEIDAFVTEFLSVVHRLPSCIASIQKFSQQAVPTGLEDLKVFCSTNETRFQALRSELGLDELLQHCEQIIVKLRFPENDPCYQAMAGTTQFTCTAFEMLENYNRITAAVEKVELLWQQVLSKPRFQLLSLQHRSEAQQIMEEMKKAMEKLQSRRTEVAKEASEAEIFKSKFETNTYRPTMVLIQKAENLLLQEGPVLEGWAEDLHIMKEELRASVELPRQTLRAVSDFYYYFNTSRSWYNIVLGQNFFQLLLWSGSSGSTQSLGGPAWKRMVYQFLRKNPSPEMDELIQLAHLADVVPDVPLQQTGKQLSHRCMILRKLLTSPGALPLNDLQLALQWQFEFLMRTKPEAYRNHCDYARAEGLGAYEQKLKAKENPSKPPKYQGNGGPTADLHSIGKGTRKSCPLGNSRPNKWHKAKQLHGQTFPNFFLQSTVLGKLAASGKPPSLSSFDSGFDGAGSCHLDSGTVREGWGMPCRPQCASELPRSVAREALIREENISSVSDSDQCREDSNFAMSGCSSRASIQIVPKISTDSLNFEVKVQRSATLPKNPWLSLPVEDLENAYTVTITPKRPVQTKQNNSLESTDTVQQSESLKVVGNSNQRGQSMVQAPGRVGGSAECGILQGQGIFEISSDLSPICNVLSSTINDVQDKPNLTAESAQTLLWDTYDFHSTEPDGHCESEFTLCDWDLLEQESLQEVEHMLDRTAGILEEEENVLKQEEVLDLLLKTQSRSQQWELWGDQDQQSVGPMSSSELVEAGVLGIEDCPADEIPEHIPPGSLITKCKNTELAHAGAAKHLVGNRVISKSCSGPSFLEELKELHIIEDQIFEENLKIHELRCSEEAEQCIERQCSKGGSCGLSMERETFLLALDKKKREVERMEKSLHQERAQRSELKNRLGRGPRTACSNLKVKSDRNVEPSAPCDPVLQNQTEAELCQEKKLKSVPQSEAAGMHSSVLVESTTTLRCSNQDSTNKPGKSAELPEGLSCIVDSENSVKKCGAELEHNGPPCEETPLQQMETDLGSESPNRTVLGCLEDVPCTQSCTLKGSLEYTQDYLNEVVCNAIKDCTRGNESCHESDAGCENMVYFSVGRSENPVPAVRKISPSCSVSLAPAENSVRGAFDPGGCPNKPPVPKPRKASRPLKTVGQFSKGLQQKPCNTSLISSKDDHEELVSPVVLESQSTKEIPKPRERKKIKSEKPTDEEIPSSNLPVESDALSSGACCTKTSELGPSIVQEVELDSDATLNCNGGILSADLTREDFSPGPSGTNCGLEMASNKNLLREVNHSHAVHLSVCSEIKRTSSTWSPPVNHFETLPVEVSYFKTPIVLDTGSGLMKAGFADHDLPTTIFPTVLGWPKYEEVLNGNYERETYIGHEAQHMRGVLTLKYPMQNGIIRNWDEIEKIWHHTFQHQLHVDPEEHPVLLSEAAMNPRENRQRMVEIMFEVFNVPYTYVAMQAVLALYATGRTTGVVFDSGNGVSHSVPVFEGYSLPHAVQRFTLAGRDVTLHLKKLLQEKGFSFNTTAELEIVREIKEKCCCVAPDYDAELDGQEGPASSEMFYTLPDGQIINVGTERFRAPEILFKPELIGRDHYGMHESIFHSILRCDIDLRRNFVGNIVLSGGNTLLSGLPQRLQTEIRAMVPGELWGGVRVMSPRDRDFAVWSGGAVLASLPSFSTAWISQAEYEEFGPDIVFRKCF from the exons ATGAAGCGCAGCGCGACAG CAGGGTCCCGGGGGTCTTGTGCCCAGCTGCGCCTCCCTGCAGATCATGTGCTGAGCTCTGGAGCAGTTACATTTCCTG GTGGCTTTGACCAGCAAGGATGCCCACTTGTTGTGTTTCCTGTTGAGGAGCAGAGCAGGTTAACTTCTGATCTCATTAAGGAGGAAGTTGTGGATTTCATTAGATATTTTTTGCACTTGCACAA TAAACGGCAGGAAAAGGAAGGTTTGCTGTCAGTAGTGCTTGACCTGCGGCAGGCCACCTTGACAACAGCCAGATTTATTGCTGAATCTCTGCGGCTACTTGAG GAATGCAAGAGGACCATTCACACCGTGTATGTAATTCAGTCCAAAAAAAAGGATGTCCAGAAACTACTATTAAAAGTATTAGGAGCAATTCCCTCCAAAACCAGAGTGTCTCCTGTTAAG TGTGTTCTAGTGAAGGAAGTCTTCGAACTCTCTAATTACATTGATCCCAGCCAATTAACTGCTGCTCTTGGTGGATACCTGGTTTACTGCCACACAAGCTGGGTACAGTTTATCAAG GAGATTGATGCCTTCGTCACAGAGTTTCTCTCGGTGGTCCATAGGCTTCCGTCCTGTATAGCCTCCATTCAGAAATTCTCCCAGCAGGCCGTCCCCACTGGGCTGGAGGATCTCAAAGTGTTCTGCTCTACAAATGAGACCCGGTTTCAGGCGCTGAGGAG TGAGCTTGGCCTTGATGAGTTGCTGCAACACTGTGAGCAGATCATTGTGAAGTTGCGCTTCCCTGAGAATGACCCCTGCTATCAGGCGATGGCCGGCACAACCCAGTTCACTTGCACTGCCTTTGAGATGCTGGAGAACTACAACAG GATAACCGCGGCAGTGGAGAAGGTGGAGTTACTGTGGCAACAGGTGCTTTCCAAGCCCCGCTTTCAGCTGCTGAGTCTCCAGCACAGGAGCGAGGCCCAGCAG ATCATGGAGGAAATGAAGAAAGCCATGGAAAAGCTCCAGTCTCGTAGAACAGAGGTTGCTAAAGAAGCCAGCGAAGCAGAAATCTTTAAGTCCAAGTTTGAGACTAACACCTACAGGCCTACCATG GTGCTGATTCAGAAGGCGGAGAACTTGCTCCTCCAGGAAGGGCCAGTCCTGGAGGGCTGGGCTGAAGATCTGCACATAATGAAAGAGGAGCTCCGTGCCTCTGTGGAGCTCCCGCGCCAGACCCTCCGGGCCGTGTCcgacttctactactacttcaATACC TCCCGAAGCTGGTACAATATAGTCTTGGGTCAGAATTTCTTTCAACTCCTCTTATGGAGTGGAAGCAGTGGCAGCACCCAGAGCCTTGGTGGTCCTGCATGGAAGCGGATGGTTTATCAGTTCCTAAGGAAGAATCCCTCCCCAGAAATGGATGAATTGATTCAGCTCGCTCACCTTGCGGATGTTGTTCCTGATGTACCGCTGCAGCAGACTGGAAAGCAGTTGTCTCACCG GTGCATGATACTACGGAAGCTGTTGACCTCTCCTGGAGCCCTTCCGTTGAATGATCTGCAGCTGGCCCTTCAGTGGCAGTTTGAGTTTCTGATGAGAACCAAGCCCGAGGCATACCGTAACCATTGTGACTATGCCAGAGCTGAGGGTCTTGGGGCATATGAGCAGAAATTGAAAGCTAAAGAGAATCCCAGCAAGCCTCCCAAATATCAAGGAAATGGTGGACCTACAGCAGACTTGCACTCTATAGGAAAAGGGACCCGTAAATCCTGTCCTCTAGGTAACTCCAGGCCAAATAAGTGGCACAAAGCAAAGCAATTGCACGGCCAGACTTTCCCAAATTTCTTCCTTCAAAGCACCGTTCTAGGTAAACTGGCAGCATCAGGAAAGCCACCTTCCTTGAGCTCTTTTGACTCGGGGTTTGATGGAGCTGGGAGCTGCCATTTGGACAGTGGGACTGTGAGAGAGGGCTGGGGAATGCCATGCAGGCCACAATGTGCGAGCGAGCTCCCCAGGTCAGTTGCTAGAGAAGCACTGATTCGCGAAGAGAACATTTCGAGCGTGTCAGATTCTGACCAGTGTCGTGAGGACTCTAATTTTGCAATGAGTGGATGTAGCTCAAGGGCCAGTATACAGATCGTTCCAAAGATCTCGACGGACTCTCTGAACTTTGAGGTCAAAGTGCAGCGATCTGCGACCTTGCCAAAAAATCCCTGGCTGAGTTTGCCTGTTGAGGACCTGGAGAATGCTTACACGGTTACCATTACCCCAAAAAGACCAGTGCAGACCAAGCAAAATAATTCCCTTGAAAGTACAGATACAGTGCAGCAGTCCGAAAGTCTGAAGGTCGTTGGAAACTCAAACCAGCGGGGACAGTCTATGGTCCAAGCTCCTGGAAGGGTGGGTGGGTCTGCAGAGTGTGGAATACTGCAAGGTCAGGGCATCTTTGAGATCTCATCAGACCTGAGCCCAATATGCAATGTGCTGTCCAGTACCATAAACGATGTGCAAGACAAACCAAACCTGACAGCTGAAAGTGCCCAGACCCTCCTCTGGGACACCTATGACTTTCACTCCACTGAACCAGATGGACACTGTGAAAG TGAATTCACCCTCTGTGACTGGGACCTGCTGGAGCAAGAGAGTCTTCAGGAAGTGGAACACATGCTTGATAGGACAGCTGGCATTCTGGAG GAAGAAGAGAATGTGCTGAAACAGGAGGAGGTGCTTGATCTCCTGCTGAAGACGCAGAGTCGCAGCCAGCAGTGGGAGTTGTGGGGTGATCAAGATCAACAAAGTGTG ggtcccaTGTCTTCTAGTGAGCTGGTGGAGGCCGGTGTTCTTGGCATTGAGGACTGTCCTGCTGATGAAATCCCAGAGCATATTCCACCGGGTTCTTTGAtcacaaagtgcaagaatacagagCTTGCCCATGCAGGTGCTGCCAAGCACTTGGTTGGGAACAGAGTGATCTCCAAATCATGCAGTGGGCCCAGTTTCCTGGAGGAGCTTAAAGAGCTGCACATAATAGAGGATCAGATTTTTGAAGAGAACTTGAAGATCCATGAGTTGAGGTGTTCTGAGGAAGCGGAGCAATGCATCGAGAGGCAGTGCTCTAAAGGGGGCTCCTGTGGTTTGAGCATGGAAAGGGAAACATTCTTATTGGCGTTGGACAAGAAGAAACGGGAGGTGGAGAGGATGGAGAAAAGCCTCCATCAAGAAAGGGCACAGAGATCCGAACTCAAGAACAGATTGGGTAGAGGGCCTAGAACAGCCTGCAGCAATCTCAAGGTAAAATCTGACCGGAATGTGGAACCAAGCGCTCCATGTGATCCAGTGCTGCAAAATCAAACTGAGGCTGAATTGTGCCAGGAGAAAAAGCTCAAGTCTGTTCCTCAAAGTGAGGCTGCTGGCATGCATAGTTCTGTCCTGGTTGAATCTACCACTACATTAAGATGCAGCAACCAGGATTCTACTAATAAACCAGGAAAATCTGCAGAACTACCAGAGGGATTGAGCTGCATAGTAGATTCTGAGAATTCTGTGAAAAAGTGTGGTGCAGAACTGGAGCACAACGGACCACCTTGTGAAGAAACTCCACTCCAGCAAATGGAAACTGACTTGGGTTCAGAGTCTCCTAACCGAACTGTTCTTGGGTGTCTGGAGGATGTCCCATGTACACAGAGCTGTACCTTAAAAGGTTCATTAGAATATACTCAGGATTACCTAAATGAGGTGGTTTGCAATGCCATTAAAGACTGTACAAGAGGGAATGAAAGCTGTCATGAAAGTGatgcagggtgtgaaaatatggTCTATTTCTCTGTAGGGAGGAGTGAGAACCCTGTACCAGCAGTAAGGAAGATTAGCCCTAGTTGTTCAGTTTCCCTTGCACCTGCAGAAAACTCAGTCCGTGGTGCATTTGACCCGGGTGGCTGTCCCAACAAACCTCCGGTGCCAAAGCCAAGAAAGGCATCTCGGCCTCTAAAAACTGTAGGTCAGTTTAGTAAAGGCCTTCAACAAAAACCGTGCAACACTTCTCTGATCTCCTCAAAAGATGACCATGAGGAATTGGTATCCCCTGTGGTACTGGAATCCCAATCCACCAAGGAAATTCCAAAACCAAGGGAACGAAAGAAAATCAAATCGGAAAAGCCCACCGATGAAGAAATCCCATCTTCAAATCTTCCTGTTGAAAGTGATGCACTTTCTTCAGGGGCTTGCTGCACAAAAACCTCTGAACTTGGTCCTTCAATAGTGCAGGAAGTCGAACTGGATTCAGATGCCACCTTAAATTGTAACGGGGGAATTCTTTCTGCAGATCTAACAAGGGAGGACTTTTCTCCTGGGCCTAGTGGTACTAATTGTGGACTAGAGATGGCTTCAAACAAAAATCTCTTGAGAGAAGTGAATCATTCCCATGCAGTGCATTTATCAGTGTGCAGTGAAATCAAAAGGACTTCGTCTACCTGGAGCCCGCCTGTTAATCATTTTGAGACCCTCCCAGTGGAG GTCAGTTACTTCAAGACCCCAATCGTGCTGGACACTGGATCAGGGCTAATGAAAGCTGGCTTTGCAGACCATGACCTTCCAACTACAATCTTCCCCACAGTGCTTGGGTGGCCAAAGTATGAG GAGGTACTGAATGGGAATTATGAACGAGAGACGTACATTGGACATGAGGCACAGCACATGCGAGGGGTCCTGACTCTCAAATATCCCATGCAAAACGGCATCATCCGGAACTGGGATGAAATCGAAAAG ATCTGGCATCACACCTTTCAGCACCAGCTGCATGTCGACCCTGAGGAGCATCCTGTACTGCTGTCTGAAGCTGCCATGAACCCCCGGGAGAATCGGCAACGGATGGTCGAAATAATGTTTGAAGTCTTCAATGTACCCTATACCTATGTGGCCATGCAAGCAGTGCTGGCACTCTATGCAACAGGAAGAACAACTG GTGTGGTTTTTGACTCTGGAAATGGAGTAAGCCATAGTGTGCCAGTGTTTGAAGGATACAGTCTACCTCACGCAGTGCAGCGCTTCACACTGGCTGGCCGTGATGTCACTCTACATCTGAAAaag TTGCTACAAGAAAAAGGCTTCTCTTTCAACACCACTGCGGAGCTGGAGATTGTGCGGGAGATCAAGGAGAAGTGTTGCTGCGTGGCTCCGGATTACGATGCTGAACTCGATGGCCAGGAAGGGCCTGCCAGCTCGGAGATGTTTTACACGCTGCCTGATGGACAGATAATAAATGTGGGCACGGAGAGGTTCAG GGCGCCTGAAATACTTTTCAAACCCGAACTAATTGGGAGAGACCATTATGGGATGCATGAGAGCATCTTCCACTCCATTCTCCGCTGTGATATCGACCTCCGAAGAAACTTTGTGGGAAATATTGTTTTATCAG GTGGGAACACTCTGCTGTCGGGCTTGCCGCAGCGTCTGCAGACTGAGATTCGTGCCATGGTGCCGGGTGAACTTTGGGGTGGCGTACGGGTAATGAGCCCAAGGGACCGAGACTTTGCTGTGTGGAGCGGGGGGGCCGTGCTTGCCAGCCTTCCCTCCTTCAGCACCGCGTGGATCAGCCAGGCGGAGTACGAGGAGTTCGGCCCTGACATCGTCTTCAGGAAGTGCTTCTGA